The DNA region CGTGTGCCGAGCACCCGCGCCTCGCCGCCGGCGGCTTCCACCACGAAAGGCACCTCGCCGTGGCTGACCTCGAAGAAGGCCGCGCCCCGGCGCAGTTCGACATGGCGCTCGTCGGCGCCCAGGTCGACGCTCACGGCGCTGTCGGCGTCCAGGGTGATGACCGAGCCATCGGCGAGCGTCAGCGTGCGTATCTCGCCCGGCGCGGAGACATAGTCGGCGCCCAGGTCCTGCAGCCAGTCGACGGGCTTCCAGCCGCCGCCCCAGACCACCAGGGCCAGGCTCGCCGCCATCGCCAGCACGGCGCCCCAGCGCCGTCCGGCCGCCGGGCGCTCGGCCATGCGCACCAGGTACTGGCGCAGGCGTGCATCCTCCTCGACGGCCAGCGCGGAGGCCGCGGGCCAGCTGCGCTTCCACAGTTCCTGGGCCTGGGCGTAGGCCTCGATGTGGGTGACATCCGCGTAGAGCCAGCGCTCGAAGGCCTCGCGCTGGGCCGCCGAGGGCCGCCCTTGCATGCGCCCGATCCACAGCCATGCCGCCTGTTCGGCCGCCTGCTGGCTGGTGCTGGCGGCGCTGGGCCGCTGCTGATCGAGACTCATGGTTTCGCGCTCCCCGGCGAGATAACGGCCGGCCTGTCGAGCAGGCTGGCCTTGCAGGCTTCCAAGGCACGCATCATATGTTTTTCCACCGCCGACAGGGACAGCCCCATCGCGCGGGCGATATCGCCATAGGTGCTGCCGTGGATGCGGTTGAGCAGGAAGATGTGGCGCGTGCGCTCGGGCAACGAGCGCAACGCCGCGTCGACATGCCGCAGGTCGTGCCCGGCCTCCAGCGCCACCTCCGGGGGCGGCGCCTCGTCCTGCTCGAGCGCCAGGCCGGCCTCGTTACGGGTCCGCGCACCCTCGCTGCGCATATGGTCGATGGCGAGGTTGTGGGCGCTGCGCAGCAGGTAGGTGGCGAGGTCTTCCACCGGTGCCGCGGGGCGCCGCCAGAAGCGCAGGAACAGGTCCTGCACCAGGTCCGCCGCCGTGGCGCGACAGCCGACGCGCCGGCTGACCAGCGCCTCCATCCGCTCCCGCTGCGCGAGGAACACGCGCAGCAGGTCCTCGCGCGCGACCACGCCGCCCGATGCGGGCGCGGCGGGCGGGAGATCGGCCGGAGGAGAGGGATCGGACATGGAGCGGCGCGGGCTACGGACGGGGGAAGCGCGGATGATAATGCTTATCAAATGATATTGAACAGCGAGGCGACGGCCGTCATCGGTATCGCGCCTGGCAAGCGCCCGGTTCCGGCACCAGGCTGATGTCGACACGGCGGTTGGCCGCGCGCCCTGCCTCGGTGACGTTGTCCGCCACGGGCTGCCCCGAGCCCTGGCCGCGCACGGCGAAGCAGTCCTCGGCCACATCGCCCATGGCTTTCATCCAGTCCCGCACCGCTTCCGCCCTGGCCTGCGCCAGCGCCTGGTTGCGCGCCTCGTCGCCGGTGGCGTCGGAATGGCCGGTGATGACGATCAGCCAGCCGGGCTGCGCCCTGACGTTGGCCAGCGCGTTGATCAGCACCTTGGTCGAGTCCGGCTTCAGCTCAGCACTGCCGGACGCGAACAGCTGCAGGCTGTCCAGGCGAACGGGCTCGGTGGCGATGCGCGCCTGCTCCTGCACGCGCTGCCAGTACTGCCAGCCCAGCACCCCCATCGGCACCAGCGCGACCAGGCCCAGCAACAACACCAGCGCACCCCGCAGCATGCGATTGCCGGGACGACGCTCCAGGTACACGACCGGCGCGACCCCGCCATGCTCCGGCATCGAGATGAACAGCCTCATCGGCCCGTCCGGCGCTACGCTCCCGCGCTCGCGGGAAGGGCCCGGCGGCGGCGACGCATCGTCCTGCAGCCGCGCGGCCAGTGCCGATACCTGCTGGTTCAGTGCACGCAACGCCGTCATCGCGGGCATCCGCTGCCGGCCAAGCACGTCCTGAAGGCAGGCGAGGTCCGCTTCCAGGGTGCGGACCAGGGAGGCATCCCTCTTGCCGATATCGAGCCCCCGCAACAGCGGCTGCCACTGCGTGAACAACCAGGCGAGGATGTCCATGCGCTCCGTCGCATTGCAAGGCGGCGATCTGCAGGTCACTGCCATTGTCCCGGAGCAGCTCCCGGCACCACTGCTCGACCTTGCGCCAGTCGACATCCGGGCAAGCGGGATGGTGCAGCTTGGCCAGTTCCTCGTAGAGCGCCGCAAGGTCGCCGTGTCGATGCAGCTCGGTCTGCGCCCTGCCAACGAGTCCATTCATGGTGTTCTCTCCCGGATCGAATCCTGTCTACAGATAGTTCTGCTGCCGGAGGTGGCGAACCAGCACCCTGCCCTCCGGCGCCAGCGTGGTGCCGAACGTCGCCTGCTCCCCGCTCTTGAGCCGCACATCGAGGCTGTACTCCAGTTGCCCGGGCCGCGACTGGGGCAGCAGGCGGACACACAGCTCCGCCAGCCGCGGCTCGTACTCGAGCAAGGTGTGGGTCAGGGCGCCGATCAGCCCGTGTGCGGCGGCCGGCAGCCCCTGGAGTACCTGGCCCATGTCCGGCAGCCCGTAGTCCGGCAAGTGGCTCAGCGAACCGGCACGGCTGTCGAGGATGCGCTGGAGGTTGTCCAGCACCGAGAGGATGAGCCGGTCCTCCTCGCGTACCCGATGCAGCTCCAGTTCACCGGTGAAGTTCTGCAGCAGCGTTTCGTAGAGCGATTGAGTGTGCTCGGTCACGGGTCAGGCCTCGGGCAGCGGGCGCAGGGCCAGGCGGTTGTCGCCCAGCTCGATCACCCGTGGCTGGTCCGGGTCCAGGTCGTCGCGGGTGAGTTCCAGGCGCCAGGAGCCGCTGCGGGTGTCCGGCTGGCGGAACAGCGCGACCACGGCGATGACCTGGGTGGCGTCATCCAGCGGCACGCTGAGTTGCGCGCCCTCGCCGGGGTTGATCACCAGGGTGCGCTCGTCGAGCAGGTCGGCGCCAAGCCGTTCCTGGCTGTCGTCCAGCAGGTGGTCGTAGGTCGCCCGCCTGAACGCCTGGGCGTCACGCAGCGCATAGATGCGCACCAGGGTCGGCACGGACAGCCCGGACATGTCATGCGGGTCGGTGTTGATCGCGGGGCGTGCGCTGAAGTCCAGGTGCAGGGTCTTCACCTGCTTGTAGAAGATCGACCTGGCGAACTCCGCCGAACTGTCGCCGACGCTCTGGTACAGGCCACACCCGCCCAACAGCGCGGCCAGCAGGGCCGGCAGCAAGGGCCTAAAAACGGTACGCGACATGCTGTGTCTCTCTTTCCTGCGGATTGTTGCGAAGGCCCCGATAGCGCCCAAGCGGGATGGTCACGGTCTCCGGGAGAGGGGCGCCCCGGTCGTCGCCCTGCCCCAGCAGCCCGGTCATGCCGAGCAGCAGGGTCGCCTCGCCGAGCACGGGCCGGGGCAGGCAGCGCGTCGGCAGGGAGAGTTCGAGCCGTGCCGTGCAGCGCCAGCCGAGGTAGACCTGCAGCAGAACCAGCAGGTCGCTGTGCAGGTGGGCGCCCGGCAGCCAGCCCTGCACGTCCTGCGGGTCTTCGGTGAACAGCGCCAGG from Pseudomonas tohonis includes:
- a CDS encoding FecR family protein; this translates as MSLDQQRPSAASTSQQAAEQAAWLWIGRMQGRPSAAQREAFERWLYADVTHIEAYAQAQELWKRSWPAASALAVEEDARLRQYLVRMAERPAAGRRWGAVLAMAASLALVVWGGGWKPVDWLQDLGADYVSAPGEIRTLTLADGSVITLDADSAVSVDLGADERHVELRRGAAFFEVSHGEVPFVVEAAGGEARVLGTRFGVRLRHGGARVTVEQGRVGVTAAPGQPQAVLGANQQLAYSDGRAAEAWTVDAPAQLSWREGRLTFYKTPLADVLADLARYYPGRIVLLDDELAARRISGSFPSNDPHAILDSLRAVVGFRQHEVLGRLIVLR
- a CDS encoding RNA polymerase sigma factor; protein product: MSDPSPPADLPPAAPASGGVVAREDLLRVFLAQRERMEALVSRRVGCRATAADLVQDLFLRFWRRPAAPVEDLATYLLRSAHNLAIDHMRSEGARTRNEAGLALEQDEAPPPEVALEAGHDLRHVDAALRSLPERTRHIFLLNRIHGSTYGDIARAMGLSLSAVEKHMMRALEACKASLLDRPAVISPGSAKP
- a CDS encoding OmpA family protein — its product is MDILAWLFTQWQPLLRGLDIGKRDASLVRTLEADLACLQDVLGRQRMPAMTALRALNQQVSALAARLQDDASPPPGPSRERGSVAPDGPMRLFISMPEHGGVAPVVYLERRPGNRMLRGALVLLLGLVALVPMGVLGWQYWQRVQEQARIATEPVRLDSLQLFASGSAELKPDSTKVLINALANVRAQPGWLIVITGHSDATGDEARNQALAQARAEAVRDWMKAMGDVAEDCFAVRGQGSGQPVADNVTEAGRAANRRVDISLVPEPGACQARYR
- the tssE gene encoding type VI secretion system baseplate subunit TssE; amino-acid sequence: MTEHTQSLYETLLQNFTGELELHRVREEDRLILSVLDNLQRILDSRAGSLSHLPDYGLPDMGQVLQGLPAAAHGLIGALTHTLLEYEPRLAELCVRLLPQSRPGQLEYSLDVRLKSGEQATFGTTLAPEGRVLVRHLRQQNYL
- the tssJ gene encoding type VI secretion system lipoprotein TssJ — protein: MSRTVFRPLLPALLAALLGGCGLYQSVGDSSAEFARSIFYKQVKTLHLDFSARPAINTDPHDMSGLSVPTLVRIYALRDAQAFRRATYDHLLDDSQERLGADLLDERTLVINPGEGAQLSVPLDDATQVIAVVALFRQPDTRSGSWRLELTRDDLDPDQPRVIELGDNRLALRPLPEA